From a single Capsicum annuum cultivar UCD-10X-F1 chromosome 12, UCD10Xv1.1, whole genome shotgun sequence genomic region:
- the LOC107850336 gene encoding rho-associated protein kinase 1 isoform X6, which translates to MNYEIYCLIKKLEQHVQTLSHAREEDKNLTQKLKSELENCSQEIDYLQDQLNLRNEEMDSLSECVCSLQLKLANLENMEEEVTRLREELEMSNAERFYLLQQLENKELEIEGSALCIERLEESIASVGLEHQFEIESMKLDLIAVEQNYFEAKKSQDETAQDSAMMNELIHDLELRIHDAEKVIGSLEKENENLREQVQASELNAKTFSEKVEKLFRGLLANNDDSSPRKEDDSASGCCGDILGPLLIKLATVGPSDVDLTDKMRETAGQIKNYESLVNQLKEELRMEKLKAKEEAEDLAQEMAELRYQLTELLEEERKHRACVEQLSLQRIAELEAQVEKERMKSFTEADSKSITVFEHVSEA; encoded by the exons ATGAACTATGAGATCTATTGTCTTATAAAG aAACTAGAACAGCATGTGCAGACATTATCTCACGCACGAGAAGAAGACAAAAATCTCACCCAGAAGCTGAAAAGCGAGCTGGAGAACTGTTCCCAAGAGATAG ATTATCTGCAGGATCAGCTGAATTTGAGGAATGAAGAGATGGATTCTCTAAGTGAGTGTGTATGCAGCCTTCAGTTGAAACTTGCGAACCTTGAAAATATGGAAGAAGAGGTTACAAGGTTAAGGGAAGAGTTGGAAATGTCAAATGCTGAACGCTTCTATTTGTTGCAGCAGTTGGAAAACAAAGAGTTAGAGATAGAGGGATCAGCTTTGTGCATAGAGAGACTAGAGGAGTCAATAGCATCTGTAGGTCTAGAGCATCAATTTGAAATAGAGAGTATGAAGCTTGATTTGATAGCTGTGGAGCAGAATTATTTCGAAGCTAAGAAATCCCAGGATGAAACAGCTCAAGATAGTGCTATGATGAATGAGCTTATTCATGACCTCGAACTTCGAATCCATGATGCAGAAAAGGTTATTGGAAGTTtagaaaaggaaaatgaaaatctTAGGGAACAAGTCCAGGCATCTGAATTGAATGCcaaaacattttctgaaaaagTGGAGAAGCTATTTCGTGGTTTGCTAGCGAACAATGATGACAGCTCCCCACGTAAAGAAGATGACAGTGCTTCTGG CTGCTGTGGCGACATTTTGGGTCCACTCCTTATCAAACTGGCTACTGTAGGGCCATCAGATGTCGACTTAACTGACAAGATGAGGGAAACGGCAGGTCAAATAAAGAATTATGAATCACTTGTAAATCAGCTTAAG GAAGAGCTGAGAATGGAAAAGCTAAAAGCCAAAGAAGAAGCAGAGGATTTAGCTCAAGAAATGGCTGAGCTGCGATATCAGTTGACTGAGTTGCTGGAAGAAGAACGCAAACATCGCGCATGTGTGGAACAATTATCTTTACAACGAATAGCTGAGTTAGAAGCACAG GTTGAAAAAGAAAGGATGAAATCCTTCACCGAAGCAGATAGTAAATCTATCACTGTTTTCGAACATGTCAGTGAAGCATAA
- the LOC107850336 gene encoding rho-associated protein kinase 1 isoform X3 has translation MSTSGGDHSFDVQELLEIRARCKEKLEQHVQTLSHAREEDKNLTQKLKSELENCSQEIDYLQDQLNLRNEEMDSLSECVCSLQLKLANLENMEEEVTRLREELEMSNAERFYLLQQLENKELEIEGSALCIERLEESIASVGLEHQFEIESMKLDLIAVEQNYFEAKKSQDETAQDSAMMNELIHDLELRIHDAEKVIGSLEKENENLREQVQASELNAKTFSEKVEKLFRGLLANNDDSSPRKEDDSASGCCGDILGPLLIKLATVGPSDVDLTDKMRETAGQIKNYESLVNQLKEELRMEKLKAKEEAEDLAQEMAELRYQLTELLEEERKHRACVEQLSLQRIAELEAQVEKERMKSFTEADSKSITVFEHVSEA, from the exons aAACTAGAACAGCATGTGCAGACATTATCTCACGCACGAGAAGAAGACAAAAATCTCACCCAGAAGCTGAAAAGCGAGCTGGAGAACTGTTCCCAAGAGATAG ATTATCTGCAGGATCAGCTGAATTTGAGGAATGAAGAGATGGATTCTCTAAGTGAGTGTGTATGCAGCCTTCAGTTGAAACTTGCGAACCTTGAAAATATGGAAGAAGAGGTTACAAGGTTAAGGGAAGAGTTGGAAATGTCAAATGCTGAACGCTTCTATTTGTTGCAGCAGTTGGAAAACAAAGAGTTAGAGATAGAGGGATCAGCTTTGTGCATAGAGAGACTAGAGGAGTCAATAGCATCTGTAGGTCTAGAGCATCAATTTGAAATAGAGAGTATGAAGCTTGATTTGATAGCTGTGGAGCAGAATTATTTCGAAGCTAAGAAATCCCAGGATGAAACAGCTCAAGATAGTGCTATGATGAATGAGCTTATTCATGACCTCGAACTTCGAATCCATGATGCAGAAAAGGTTATTGGAAGTTtagaaaaggaaaatgaaaatctTAGGGAACAAGTCCAGGCATCTGAATTGAATGCcaaaacattttctgaaaaagTGGAGAAGCTATTTCGTGGTTTGCTAGCGAACAATGATGACAGCTCCCCACGTAAAGAAGATGACAGTGCTTCTGG CTGCTGTGGCGACATTTTGGGTCCACTCCTTATCAAACTGGCTACTGTAGGGCCATCAGATGTCGACTTAACTGACAAGATGAGGGAAACGGCAGGTCAAATAAAGAATTATGAATCACTTGTAAATCAGCTTAAG GAAGAGCTGAGAATGGAAAAGCTAAAAGCCAAAGAAGAAGCAGAGGATTTAGCTCAAGAAATGGCTGAGCTGCGATATCAGTTGACTGAGTTGCTGGAAGAAGAACGCAAACATCGCGCATGTGTGGAACAATTATCTTTACAACGAATAGCTGAGTTAGAAGCACAG GTTGAAAAAGAAAGGATGAAATCCTTCACCGAAGCAGATAGTAAATCTATCACTGTTTTCGAACATGTCAGTGAAGCATAA
- the LOC107850336 gene encoding rho-associated protein kinase 1 isoform X4, whose translation MYCFPPVDANLCVFRMSTSGGDHSFDVQELLEIRARCKEKLEQHVQTLSHAREEDKNLTQKLKSELENCSQEIDYLQDQLNLRNEEMDSLSECVCSLQLKLANLENMEEEVTRLREELEMSNAERFYLLQQLENKELEIEGSALCIERLEESIASVGLEHQFEIESMKLDLIAVEQNYFEAKKSQDETAQDSAMMNELIHDLELRIHDAEKVIGSLEKENENLREQVQASELNAKTFSEKVEKLFRGLLANNDDSSPRKEDDSASGCCGDILGPLLIKLATVGPSDVDLTDKMRETAGQIKNYESLVNQLKEELRMEKLKAKEEAEDLAQEMAELRYQLTELLEEERKHRACVEQLSLQRIAELEAQVEKERMKSFTEADSKSITVFEHVSEA comes from the exons aAACTAGAACAGCATGTGCAGACATTATCTCACGCACGAGAAGAAGACAAAAATCTCACCCAGAAGCTGAAAAGCGAGCTGGAGAACTGTTCCCAAGAGATAG ATTATCTGCAGGATCAGCTGAATTTGAGGAATGAAGAGATGGATTCTCTAAGTGAGTGTGTATGCAGCCTTCAGTTGAAACTTGCGAACCTTGAAAATATGGAAGAAGAGGTTACAAGGTTAAGGGAAGAGTTGGAAATGTCAAATGCTGAACGCTTCTATTTGTTGCAGCAGTTGGAAAACAAAGAGTTAGAGATAGAGGGATCAGCTTTGTGCATAGAGAGACTAGAGGAGTCAATAGCATCTGTAGGTCTAGAGCATCAATTTGAAATAGAGAGTATGAAGCTTGATTTGATAGCTGTGGAGCAGAATTATTTCGAAGCTAAGAAATCCCAGGATGAAACAGCTCAAGATAGTGCTATGATGAATGAGCTTATTCATGACCTCGAACTTCGAATCCATGATGCAGAAAAGGTTATTGGAAGTTtagaaaaggaaaatgaaaatctTAGGGAACAAGTCCAGGCATCTGAATTGAATGCcaaaacattttctgaaaaagTGGAGAAGCTATTTCGTGGTTTGCTAGCGAACAATGATGACAGCTCCCCACGTAAAGAAGATGACAGTGCTTCTGG CTGCTGTGGCGACATTTTGGGTCCACTCCTTATCAAACTGGCTACTGTAGGGCCATCAGATGTCGACTTAACTGACAAGATGAGGGAAACGGCAGGTCAAATAAAGAATTATGAATCACTTGTAAATCAGCTTAAG GAAGAGCTGAGAATGGAAAAGCTAAAAGCCAAAGAAGAAGCAGAGGATTTAGCTCAAGAAATGGCTGAGCTGCGATATCAGTTGACTGAGTTGCTGGAAGAAGAACGCAAACATCGCGCATGTGTGGAACAATTATCTTTACAACGAATAGCTGAGTTAGAAGCACAG GTTGAAAAAGAAAGGATGAAATCCTTCACCGAAGCAGATAGTAAATCTATCACTGTTTTCGAACATGTCAGTGAAGCATAA
- the LOC107850336 gene encoding probable DNA double-strand break repair Rad50 ATPase isoform X5 has translation MLRGSQGQSFELIRKLEQHVQTLSHAREEDKNLTQKLKSELENCSQEIDYLQDQLNLRNEEMDSLSECVCSLQLKLANLENMEEEVTRLREELEMSNAERFYLLQQLENKELEIEGSALCIERLEESIASVGLEHQFEIESMKLDLIAVEQNYFEAKKSQDETAQDSAMMNELIHDLELRIHDAEKVIGSLEKENENLREQVQASELNAKTFSEKVEKLFRGLLANNDDSSPRKEDDSASGCCGDILGPLLIKLATVGPSDVDLTDKMRETAGQIKNYESLVNQLKEELRMEKLKAKEEAEDLAQEMAELRYQLTELLEEERKHRACVEQLSLQRIAELEAQVEKERMKSFTEADSKSITVFEHVSEA, from the exons aAACTAGAACAGCATGTGCAGACATTATCTCACGCACGAGAAGAAGACAAAAATCTCACCCAGAAGCTGAAAAGCGAGCTGGAGAACTGTTCCCAAGAGATAG ATTATCTGCAGGATCAGCTGAATTTGAGGAATGAAGAGATGGATTCTCTAAGTGAGTGTGTATGCAGCCTTCAGTTGAAACTTGCGAACCTTGAAAATATGGAAGAAGAGGTTACAAGGTTAAGGGAAGAGTTGGAAATGTCAAATGCTGAACGCTTCTATTTGTTGCAGCAGTTGGAAAACAAAGAGTTAGAGATAGAGGGATCAGCTTTGTGCATAGAGAGACTAGAGGAGTCAATAGCATCTGTAGGTCTAGAGCATCAATTTGAAATAGAGAGTATGAAGCTTGATTTGATAGCTGTGGAGCAGAATTATTTCGAAGCTAAGAAATCCCAGGATGAAACAGCTCAAGATAGTGCTATGATGAATGAGCTTATTCATGACCTCGAACTTCGAATCCATGATGCAGAAAAGGTTATTGGAAGTTtagaaaaggaaaatgaaaatctTAGGGAACAAGTCCAGGCATCTGAATTGAATGCcaaaacattttctgaaaaagTGGAGAAGCTATTTCGTGGTTTGCTAGCGAACAATGATGACAGCTCCCCACGTAAAGAAGATGACAGTGCTTCTGG CTGCTGTGGCGACATTTTGGGTCCACTCCTTATCAAACTGGCTACTGTAGGGCCATCAGATGTCGACTTAACTGACAAGATGAGGGAAACGGCAGGTCAAATAAAGAATTATGAATCACTTGTAAATCAGCTTAAG GAAGAGCTGAGAATGGAAAAGCTAAAAGCCAAAGAAGAAGCAGAGGATTTAGCTCAAGAAATGGCTGAGCTGCGATATCAGTTGACTGAGTTGCTGGAAGAAGAACGCAAACATCGCGCATGTGTGGAACAATTATCTTTACAACGAATAGCTGAGTTAGAAGCACAG GTTGAAAAAGAAAGGATGAAATCCTTCACCGAAGCAGATAGTAAATCTATCACTGTTTTCGAACATGTCAGTGAAGCATAA
- the LOC107850336 gene encoding rho-associated protein kinase 1 isoform X8: protein MKLEQHVQTLSHAREEDKNLTQKLKSELENCSQEIDYLQDQLNLRNEEMDSLSECVCSLQLKLANLENMEEEVTRLREELEMSNAERFYLLQQLENKELEIEGSALCIERLEESIASVGLEHQFEIESMKLDLIAVEQNYFEAKKSQDETAQDSAMMNELIHDLELRIHDAEKVIGSLEKENENLREQVQASELNAKTFSEKVEKLFRGLLANNDDSSPRKEDDSASGCCGDILGPLLIKLATVGPSDVDLTDKMRETAGQIKNYESLVNQLKEELRMEKLKAKEEAEDLAQEMAELRYQLTELLEEERKHRACVEQLSLQRIAELEAQVEKERMKSFTEADSKSITVFEHVSEA from the exons aAACTAGAACAGCATGTGCAGACATTATCTCACGCACGAGAAGAAGACAAAAATCTCACCCAGAAGCTGAAAAGCGAGCTGGAGAACTGTTCCCAAGAGATAG ATTATCTGCAGGATCAGCTGAATTTGAGGAATGAAGAGATGGATTCTCTAAGTGAGTGTGTATGCAGCCTTCAGTTGAAACTTGCGAACCTTGAAAATATGGAAGAAGAGGTTACAAGGTTAAGGGAAGAGTTGGAAATGTCAAATGCTGAACGCTTCTATTTGTTGCAGCAGTTGGAAAACAAAGAGTTAGAGATAGAGGGATCAGCTTTGTGCATAGAGAGACTAGAGGAGTCAATAGCATCTGTAGGTCTAGAGCATCAATTTGAAATAGAGAGTATGAAGCTTGATTTGATAGCTGTGGAGCAGAATTATTTCGAAGCTAAGAAATCCCAGGATGAAACAGCTCAAGATAGTGCTATGATGAATGAGCTTATTCATGACCTCGAACTTCGAATCCATGATGCAGAAAAGGTTATTGGAAGTTtagaaaaggaaaatgaaaatctTAGGGAACAAGTCCAGGCATCTGAATTGAATGCcaaaacattttctgaaaaagTGGAGAAGCTATTTCGTGGTTTGCTAGCGAACAATGATGACAGCTCCCCACGTAAAGAAGATGACAGTGCTTCTGG CTGCTGTGGCGACATTTTGGGTCCACTCCTTATCAAACTGGCTACTGTAGGGCCATCAGATGTCGACTTAACTGACAAGATGAGGGAAACGGCAGGTCAAATAAAGAATTATGAATCACTTGTAAATCAGCTTAAG GAAGAGCTGAGAATGGAAAAGCTAAAAGCCAAAGAAGAAGCAGAGGATTTAGCTCAAGAAATGGCTGAGCTGCGATATCAGTTGACTGAGTTGCTGGAAGAAGAACGCAAACATCGCGCATGTGTGGAACAATTATCTTTACAACGAATAGCTGAGTTAGAAGCACAG GTTGAAAAAGAAAGGATGAAATCCTTCACCGAAGCAGATAGTAAATCTATCACTGTTTTCGAACATGTCAGTGAAGCATAA
- the LOC107850336 gene encoding probable DNA double-strand break repair Rad50 ATPase isoform X7, translating to MDSLSECVCSLQLKLANLENMEEEVTRLREELEMSNAERFYLLQQLENKELEIEGSALCIERLEESIASVGLEHQFEIESMKLDLIAVEQNYFEAKKSQDETAQDSAMMNELIHDLELRIHDAEKVIGSLEKENENLREQVQASELNAKTFSEKVEKLFRGLLANNDDSSPRKEDDSASGCCGDILGPLLIKLATVGPSDVDLTDKMRETAGQIKNYESLVNQLKEELRMEKLKAKEEAEDLAQEMAELRYQLTELLEEERKHRACVEQLSLQRIAELEAQVEKERMKSFTEADSKSITVFEHVSEA from the exons ATGGATTCTCTAAGTGAGTGTGTATGCAGCCTTCAGTTGAAACTTGCGAACCTTGAAAATATGGAAGAAGAGGTTACAAGGTTAAGGGAAGAGTTGGAAATGTCAAATGCTGAACGCTTCTATTTGTTGCAGCAGTTGGAAAACAAAGAGTTAGAGATAGAGGGATCAGCTTTGTGCATAGAGAGACTAGAGGAGTCAATAGCATCTGTAGGTCTAGAGCATCAATTTGAAATAGAGAGTATGAAGCTTGATTTGATAGCTGTGGAGCAGAATTATTTCGAAGCTAAGAAATCCCAGGATGAAACAGCTCAAGATAGTGCTATGATGAATGAGCTTATTCATGACCTCGAACTTCGAATCCATGATGCAGAAAAGGTTATTGGAAGTTtagaaaaggaaaatgaaaatctTAGGGAACAAGTCCAGGCATCTGAATTGAATGCcaaaacattttctgaaaaagTGGAGAAGCTATTTCGTGGTTTGCTAGCGAACAATGATGACAGCTCCCCACGTAAAGAAGATGACAGTGCTTCTGG CTGCTGTGGCGACATTTTGGGTCCACTCCTTATCAAACTGGCTACTGTAGGGCCATCAGATGTCGACTTAACTGACAAGATGAGGGAAACGGCAGGTCAAATAAAGAATTATGAATCACTTGTAAATCAGCTTAAG GAAGAGCTGAGAATGGAAAAGCTAAAAGCCAAAGAAGAAGCAGAGGATTTAGCTCAAGAAATGGCTGAGCTGCGATATCAGTTGACTGAGTTGCTGGAAGAAGAACGCAAACATCGCGCATGTGTGGAACAATTATCTTTACAACGAATAGCTGAGTTAGAAGCACAG GTTGAAAAAGAAAGGATGAAATCCTTCACCGAAGCAGATAGTAAATCTATCACTGTTTTCGAACATGTCAGTGAAGCATAA